The nucleotide window GCCAGCACCACAGCAGCAAGGCCTGCTGCCAAGTTTTCGTTTTTCATAATCATTCCTCAATTTTCAAGTTGCTGCCTGCCGCCTTCCTCTTCTAGCGGATCATCATCATCGGCAGTACCATAGCTACGATCAGCAGAATTACCACTGCGATAAGAACTATGGAAACGACCTTCCTGTTTTTTTTATCGTTAAAGTTAATCATGATATTCACCTCTCTCATATTCTTCCATACTGTGCTATGATTTTATCCGTAATTCTGGAGATTTCATT belongs to Anaerotignum faecicola and includes:
- a CDS encoding synaptobrevin-B, whose protein sequence is MINFNDKKNRKVVSIVLIAVVILLIVAMVLPMMMIR